A DNA window from Streptomyces sp. 71268 contains the following coding sequences:
- a CDS encoding NAD(P)H-binding protein: MTDNGLLRDSDFLVLGGTGKTGRRVVERLRERGLAVRVASRSAEGGRQRFVWEEEDTWDPALAGVGAVYLVPPGELTSPESASAVRAFATRAVAAGVRRVVLLSARESEPVIDGERAVRESGVAEWTVLRPSWFAQNFSEDFFLPSILAGDVRLSTGDGQEPFIDVEDIADVAVATLTEDGHSGQTYELTGPRLLTFGDVVAEISRAAGREIRYTALDEERFTAELTQAGTDPHFVEVLRRLFAVIRDGGNARLADGVQRVLGREPRDIAGYIEATAASGAWAKPTA, encoded by the coding sequence ATGACGGACAACGGTCTGCTGCGGGACAGCGACTTTCTGGTGTTGGGCGGGACTGGCAAGACCGGTCGCCGCGTGGTGGAGCGACTGCGGGAGCGTGGCCTGGCCGTACGGGTGGCGTCGCGGTCCGCCGAGGGCGGGCGGCAGCGCTTCGTCTGGGAGGAGGAGGACACCTGGGACCCGGCCCTCGCGGGGGTGGGCGCGGTGTACCTGGTGCCGCCCGGCGAGCTGACGAGCCCGGAGTCGGCGAGCGCGGTACGGGCGTTCGCGACGCGCGCCGTGGCCGCAGGCGTACGGCGCGTCGTGCTGCTGTCGGCGCGCGAGTCGGAGCCGGTCATCGACGGCGAGCGGGCGGTCCGGGAGTCCGGGGTGGCCGAGTGGACGGTGCTGCGGCCGAGTTGGTTCGCGCAGAACTTCAGCGAGGACTTCTTCCTGCCGTCGATTCTGGCCGGTGACGTGCGGTTGTCGACCGGGGACGGCCAGGAGCCGTTCATCGACGTCGAGGACATCGCCGACGTGGCGGTGGCGACGCTGACCGAGGACGGACACTCCGGGCAGACGTACGAACTGACGGGGCCGAGGCTGCTGACGTTCGGGGACGTCGTCGCGGAGATCTCCCGGGCCGCCGGCCGGGAGATCCGCTACACCGCGCTCGACGAGGAGCGGTTCACCGCCGAGTTGACGCAGGCGGGGACGGACCCGCACTTCGTCGAGGTGTTGCGGCGGCTGTTCGCCGTGATCCGCGACGGCGGGAACGCCCGTCTCGCGGACGGCGTCCAACGCGTGCTCGGGCGCGAGCCGCGCGACATCGCCGGCTACATCGAGGCAACGGCCGCCTCCGGCGCGTGGGCCAAGCCCACGGCGTGA
- a CDS encoding cupin, protein MDDLTALARDHLDRARMEAHGRSAHLFLHDGPLRQSLIALVTGTELDEHNAPPAASLQVLHGHVRLTGSESGDRDLIAGQMQAIPHERNSLLAVEDSVVLLTAVTATPDCALEP, encoded by the coding sequence ATGGACGACCTCACCGCACTGGCCCGTGACCATCTCGACCGGGCGCGGATGGAGGCGCACGGGCGCAGCGCGCACCTGTTCCTGCACGACGGGCCACTGCGGCAGAGCCTGATCGCGCTGGTCACCGGCACGGAGCTGGACGAGCACAACGCCCCGCCCGCGGCCAGCCTCCAGGTGCTGCACGGCCACGTGCGGCTGACGGGCAGCGAGAGCGGCGACCGCGACCTGATCGCCGGCCAGATGCAGGCCATCCCGCACGAGCGGAACTCACTGCTCGCCGTGGAGGACTCGGTGGTCCTGCTGACGGCGGTGACCGCGACCCCCGACTGCGCGCTCGAACCCTGA
- a CDS encoding deoxyguanosinetriphosphate triphosphohydrolase: MNGTPPPSTGRPGRTGQPGRIAPAGQPTPDDTTPDHTAQDRPGRATEPGVPGYSGADLERWEPEPDKRPGRTAFQRDRARLLHSAALRRLAGKTQVVTPGVSGQAWDASPRTRLTHSLECAQVGRELGAALGCDPDLVEVACLAHDLGHPPFGHNGERALNEIAQPCGGFEGNAQSLRLLTRIEPKRFRADPETGEPTSVGLNLTRAALDAATKYPWPRGGHPTDPASPKCGVYADDLPVFHWLRQDAPPTATCFEAQVMDWSDDVAYSVHDVEDGLHAGHLDPAMLLAEPERREIFAVAASRYAPGADPAELAEALDRLLDQEWWPHGYDGSALAQARLKDATSQLIGRFCQAAEEATRAAYGTGRLTRYAATLVVPGPVRLECAVLKAVADRYVMQRPDQERLRAEQRVVIAELAEALIARAPHGLDPQFRALFATATSDGDDAAGLRVIVDQIASLTDASARSLRARLATPR, encoded by the coding sequence ATGAACGGCACACCACCGCCTTCCACCGGGCGACCCGGGCGAACCGGTCAGCCCGGACGGATAGCCCCGGCGGGCCAGCCCACCCCGGACGACACCACCCCGGACCACACCGCCCAGGACCGGCCAGGCCGGGCGACGGAGCCGGGCGTGCCCGGCTACTCGGGCGCCGACCTGGAACGCTGGGAGCCCGAGCCCGACAAGCGCCCCGGCCGCACCGCCTTCCAGCGCGACCGGGCCCGGCTGCTGCACTCCGCCGCGCTGCGCCGGCTCGCCGGCAAGACCCAGGTGGTCACGCCCGGCGTGAGCGGCCAGGCGTGGGACGCCAGCCCCCGCACCCGGCTCACGCACTCCCTGGAGTGCGCCCAGGTGGGCCGGGAACTCGGCGCCGCGCTCGGCTGCGACCCCGACCTGGTCGAGGTCGCCTGCCTGGCGCACGACCTCGGCCACCCCCCGTTCGGACACAACGGCGAACGCGCGCTCAACGAGATCGCCCAGCCGTGCGGCGGCTTCGAGGGCAACGCCCAGTCGCTGCGCCTGCTCACCCGCATCGAGCCCAAGCGCTTCCGCGCCGACCCCGAGACCGGCGAGCCGACCAGCGTCGGCCTCAACCTCACCCGCGCCGCCCTGGACGCCGCCACCAAGTACCCCTGGCCACGCGGCGGCCACCCCACCGACCCCGCCTCGCCCAAGTGCGGCGTCTACGCGGACGACCTGCCGGTCTTCCACTGGCTGCGACAGGACGCCCCGCCGACCGCCACCTGCTTCGAGGCCCAGGTCATGGACTGGTCCGACGACGTCGCGTACTCCGTGCACGATGTCGAGGACGGCCTGCACGCCGGGCACCTGGACCCGGCGATGCTGCTCGCCGAGCCCGAGCGGCGCGAGATCTTCGCCGTCGCCGCCAGCCGCTACGCCCCCGGGGCCGACCCGGCGGAACTGGCCGAGGCCCTCGACCGGCTGCTCGACCAGGAGTGGTGGCCGCACGGCTACGACGGCTCCGCCCTCGCGCAGGCCCGCCTCAAGGACGCCACCAGCCAACTCATCGGCCGCTTCTGCCAGGCCGCCGAGGAGGCCACCCGCGCCGCGTACGGGACGGGCCGGCTCACCCGGTACGCGGCCACCCTCGTCGTGCCAGGGCCCGTTCGCCTGGAGTGCGCCGTCCTCAAGGCGGTGGCCGATCGGTACGTGATGCAGCGCCCCGACCAGGAGCGGCTGCGCGCGGAGCAGCGCGTGGTCATCGCCGAACTGGCCGAAGCGCTGATCGCGCGGGCCCCGCACGGGCTCGACCCGCAGTTCCGCGCGCTGTTCGCGACCGCCACCAGCGACGGCGACGACGCTGCCGGGCTGCGCGTCATCGTGGACCAGATCGCCTCGCTCACCGACGCCTCCGCCCGCTCGCTGCGCGCCCGCCTGGCCACGCCC
- a CDS encoding ATP-binding protein, whose protein sequence is MTATKAPSLAQRRLTLPTVPASVPLARREARKLLADWLTEADEALADAALLALSELVTNSVRHAAITSPLADVLLALTPEVLIIAVHDRHPAIPAPRSRAHADGGGGRGLAIVAALAEEAGGELRVVADADALGKTSTVRLPR, encoded by the coding sequence ATGACCGCCACGAAAGCGCCCAGCCTCGCGCAGCGGCGCCTCACCCTGCCCACCGTCCCCGCCTCCGTGCCGCTCGCGCGGCGCGAGGCCCGGAAGCTGCTGGCCGACTGGCTGACCGAGGCCGACGAGGCGCTGGCCGACGCCGCGCTGCTCGCCCTCAGCGAGCTGGTCACCAACAGCGTCCGGCACGCCGCGATCACCTCGCCGCTGGCCGACGTCCTCCTCGCCCTCACGCCGGAGGTGCTGATCATCGCCGTGCACGACCGGCACCCCGCCATCCCCGCGCCGCGCTCGCGAGCCCACGCCGACGGAGGCGGCGGCCGGGGCCTGGCCATCGTCGCCGCCCTGGCCGAGGAGGCCGGCGGCGAACTGCGCGTGGTGGCCGACGCGGACGCGCTCGGCAAGACGAGCACGGTCCGCCTGCCGCGCTAG
- a CDS encoding MarR family winged helix-turn-helix transcriptional regulator, which produces MEFSHSDEELVKQPIGYWSWAASQAVVTYIRAGLSGVGLTQPQWWTLHQVAEHPAGRTREEITAVLKGYLDVGADLEPEIDATLERGLLAPDEEGRLRFTEAGEALYAQAAEIQRASRETVHEGITDAEFLTTMKVLQRMIHNTGGEAWHH; this is translated from the coding sequence ATGGAGTTCTCACACAGCGACGAAGAGTTGGTCAAGCAGCCGATCGGCTACTGGAGTTGGGCCGCGAGCCAGGCGGTCGTCACGTACATCAGGGCCGGCCTGTCGGGGGTCGGGCTCACCCAGCCGCAGTGGTGGACGCTGCACCAGGTGGCCGAGCACCCGGCCGGGCGCACCCGCGAGGAGATCACGGCCGTGCTCAAGGGGTACCTGGACGTGGGCGCCGACCTGGAACCCGAGATCGACGCGACCCTGGAACGCGGCCTGCTCGCGCCCGACGAGGAGGGGCGGCTGCGCTTCACGGAGGCGGGCGAGGCGCTGTACGCGCAGGCCGCCGAGATCCAGCGGGCCAGCCGGGAGACCGTGCACGAGGGCATCACCGACGCGGAGTTCCTGACCACCATGAAGGTGCTCCAGCGGATGATCCACAACACGGGGGGTGAGGCGTGGCACCACTGA
- the cutA gene encoding divalent-cation tolerance protein CutA: MAHNPSDPAATPAVAEPDSAAFLTVLTTTDAGEKADALARGAVAARVAACAQISGPVTSVYRWRGEVVTEREWQVLFKTTVARFEALAEYLRAEHDYETPEIIATPVTHGDPTYLAWVVDETRPE; the protein is encoded by the coding sequence GTGGCCCACAACCCGTCCGATCCCGCCGCCACGCCCGCTGTCGCCGAACCCGACTCCGCCGCCTTCCTCACCGTCCTGACCACCACCGACGCCGGCGAGAAGGCCGACGCCCTGGCGCGCGGCGCGGTGGCGGCCAGGGTCGCGGCCTGTGCGCAGATCAGCGGGCCGGTCACCTCCGTCTACCGGTGGCGGGGCGAGGTGGTCACCGAGCGGGAGTGGCAGGTGCTCTTCAAGACGACGGTCGCGCGCTTCGAGGCGCTGGCCGAGTACCTGCGGGCCGAGCACGACTACGAGACGCCGGAGATCATCGCGACCCCGGTCACCCACGGCGACCCGACCTACCTGGCCTGGGTGGTCGACGAGACCCGCCCCGAGTAG
- a CDS encoding DUF4259 domain-containing protein, translating to MGTWGSGNFENDTSAEHLAEFVDRIVAGVADAMAGDPVELEPDEYRGNVVPCDLELLYVLTRAGYGAERLPRPEVIEGWKDHFTAVWERTIDGLEPSEGFKDERRAVLVRTFDQLTEVAEAAAARG from the coding sequence ATGGGCACGTGGGGCAGTGGGAACTTCGAGAACGACACGTCGGCCGAGCACCTGGCGGAGTTCGTCGACCGGATCGTCGCCGGGGTGGCCGACGCGATGGCCGGCGACCCCGTGGAGCTGGAGCCGGACGAGTACCGGGGCAACGTGGTGCCGTGCGACCTGGAGCTGCTGTACGTCCTCACGCGGGCCGGTTACGGGGCCGAGCGCCTGCCACGGCCCGAGGTGATCGAGGGGTGGAAGGACCACTTCACAGCCGTCTGGGAGCGGACCATCGACGGGCTGGAGCCGTCGGAGGGGTTCAAGGACGAGCGGCGCGCGGTGCTCGTGCGCACCTTCGACCAGTTGACCGAGGTCGCCGAGGCGGCCGCGGCGCGGGGCTGA
- a CDS encoding AraC family transcriptional regulator translates to MDALADLLNEARARGALFHQSILAPPWSLRFLHGAPLALVTMVRGDAWITPGGAAPVALRAGDIAIVRGPQPYTVSDRAGVPPQVLVHNDDHCTTPTGEDVSQALTLGVRTYGNSRAGEGLLLSGAYQLPSDVGERLLAALPPLLVLTEECWDCPLMPFVAEEVARDEPGQQVVLDRMLDLLLISTLRAWFARPEAEAPAWYRAHGDPVVGRALHLLHDNPAHPWTVVELAAKTGVSRAALARRFTALVGEPPMTYLTGWRMALAADLLREPDMTVERAARRVGYANAFALSVAFKRVRGVSPSAHRARAQRSRPAQPPRTTPAAPREAASPAPASPASRV, encoded by the coding sequence ATGGACGCGCTCGCTGATCTCCTGAACGAGGCACGGGCCCGCGGGGCTCTCTTCCACCAGTCCATCCTGGCCCCGCCCTGGTCGTTGCGGTTTCTGCACGGCGCGCCCCTCGCGCTGGTCACCATGGTGCGCGGCGACGCCTGGATCACGCCCGGCGGCGCGGCCCCGGTGGCGCTGCGGGCCGGCGACATCGCGATCGTGCGCGGGCCGCAGCCGTACACGGTCTCGGACCGCGCCGGCGTCCCGCCCCAGGTGTTGGTCCACAACGACGACCACTGCACCACGCCGACCGGCGAGGACGTCAGCCAGGCGCTGACGCTGGGGGTGCGGACGTACGGGAACAGCCGGGCGGGGGAGGGGCTGTTGCTCAGCGGCGCGTACCAACTCCCCAGCGACGTGGGCGAGCGGCTGCTCGCCGCGCTGCCCCCGCTGCTCGTGCTCACCGAGGAGTGCTGGGACTGCCCGCTGATGCCGTTCGTCGCGGAGGAGGTCGCGCGCGACGAGCCGGGCCAACAGGTCGTCCTGGACCGGATGCTCGACCTGTTGCTCATCTCGACGCTGCGGGCCTGGTTCGCCCGCCCGGAGGCCGAGGCCCCCGCCTGGTACCGGGCGCACGGCGATCCGGTGGTGGGGCGGGCGCTGCACCTGCTGCACGACAACCCGGCGCACCCGTGGACCGTCGTCGAACTCGCCGCCAAGACCGGCGTCTCGCGCGCCGCCCTCGCCCGCCGCTTCACCGCGCTCGTCGGCGAGCCGCCGATGACGTACCTGACCGGCTGGCGCATGGCGCTCGCCGCGGATCTGCTGCGCGAGCCGGACATGACGGTGGAGCGCGCCGCGCGCCGGGTCGGGTACGCCAACGCCTTCGCTCTGAGCGTGGCGTTCAAGCGGGTGCGCGGCGTGAGCCCGAGCGCCCACCGGGCCCGCGCCCAGCGCTCCCGGCCCGCCCAGCCACCGCGTACCACCCCGGCGGCCCCGCGCGAGGCCGCTTCCCCGGCCCCGGCGTCACCGGCCTCGCGCGTCTGA
- a CDS encoding LuxR family transcriptional regulator → MPDALLEPVGLGATESALYLHVLSTPRCTTTQLAEAVGATPAQVRPALRRLVESGLIARIGGRPARYTAAPPGAAFDALAERRHQELEELRGHLRELAVRYQGATANSPGDLIELVEGPLAMRDRVEQLQLGAEREMLVVDCPPYFSATANDNPIEDQLLRRGVECRVIYDASALEMPGRMEFVWSCVAKGEQARSLPVARLKMLIADRSSAVIPLVLEASESSAAIVVRPSPLLTAIVTCFDLMWERAAPIGVSAPADSPLDERDRELLSMLASGMKDASIMRTLGITQRTMTRRVAQLMALMGAQTRFQAGLQAARRGWL, encoded by the coding sequence ATGCCGGATGCGCTGCTGGAACCCGTGGGTCTCGGCGCCACCGAGAGCGCCCTGTATCTGCATGTGCTGTCCACCCCTCGCTGCACCACGACCCAACTCGCCGAAGCCGTCGGGGCGACCCCGGCCCAGGTCCGCCCCGCCCTGCGGCGGCTGGTAGAGTCGGGCCTGATCGCCAGGATCGGGGGCCGGCCCGCCCGCTACACCGCCGCCCCGCCCGGCGCGGCCTTCGACGCCCTCGCCGAGCGGCGCCACCAGGAGCTGGAGGAGTTGCGCGGGCACCTGCGGGAGCTGGCCGTGCGCTACCAGGGAGCGACCGCGAACAGCCCCGGGGACCTCATCGAGCTGGTCGAGGGCCCACTCGCGATGCGGGACCGGGTCGAGCAGCTCCAGCTCGGCGCGGAGCGGGAGATGCTGGTGGTCGACTGCCCGCCGTACTTCAGCGCGACGGCCAACGACAACCCCATCGAGGACCAGTTGCTGCGGCGCGGCGTCGAGTGCCGGGTCATCTACGACGCGTCGGCGCTGGAGATGCCGGGCCGGATGGAGTTCGTCTGGTCCTGCGTCGCCAAGGGCGAGCAGGCGCGGAGCCTGCCGGTGGCGCGACTCAAGATGCTGATCGCGGACCGCTCCAGCGCCGTGATCCCACTGGTCCTGGAGGCGAGCGAGTCCTCGGCCGCGATCGTGGTGCGCCCGTCGCCGCTGCTGACGGCGATCGTCACGTGCTTCGACCTGATGTGGGAGCGGGCCGCGCCGATCGGCGTCAGCGCCCCGGCCGACAGCCCGCTGGACGAGCGGGACCGGGAACTGCTGAGCATGCTCGCCAGCGGCATGAAGGACGCGTCGATCATGCGCACGCTGGGCATCACGCAGCGCACCATGACCCGCCGCGTCGCCCAGCTCATGGCCCTGATGGGCGCCCAGACCCGCTTCCAGGCGGGTCTCCAGGCGGCCCGGCGCGGCTGGCTGTAG
- a CDS encoding adenosine deaminase translates to MSDPSDPTARPADQDPAARAAGSAPRPSALPTAELHLHIEGTLEPELAFALARRNGVTLPYASEDELRAAYSFTDLQSFLNLYYALMDVLRTEEDFAELAHAYLARARAQGVRHAEIFFDPQAHVARGVPIGTVIDGLARALDQASEAYGITTRLIMCFLRDESAESALATFEAARPWLHRITAVGLDSAEVGNPPSKFREVFERARAAGLRCVAHAGEEGPPGYVWEALDILGVDRVDHGVRCLEDEALVARLVADQVPLTVCPLSNVRLRVYEDLADHPLPAMLAAGLRVCVNSDDPAYFGGYVGDNYTAVRDALGLDAEALRTLARNSFLAAFLDERTRAGYLAEVDAHEF, encoded by the coding sequence ATGTCCGACCCGTCCGACCCCACCGCCAGGCCCGCCGACCAAGACCCGGCGGCCCGGGCCGCCGGGTCCGCCCCCCGCCCGTCCGCTCTCCCCACCGCGGAGCTCCACCTCCACATCGAGGGCACGTTGGAACCGGAGCTGGCCTTCGCGCTGGCCCGGCGCAACGGCGTCACGCTGCCGTACGCCTCCGAGGACGAGCTGCGCGCCGCGTACTCCTTCACCGACCTCCAGTCCTTCCTCAACCTCTACTACGCCCTGATGGACGTCCTGCGTACCGAGGAGGACTTCGCCGAGCTGGCGCACGCCTACCTCGCGCGGGCCCGGGCGCAGGGGGTGCGGCACGCCGAGATCTTCTTCGACCCGCAGGCCCACGTCGCGCGCGGGGTGCCGATCGGCACGGTCATCGACGGCCTCGCCCGCGCGCTGGACCAGGCGTCCGAGGCGTACGGCATCACCACCCGCCTCATCATGTGCTTCCTGCGCGACGAGAGCGCCGAGTCGGCGCTGGCCACCTTCGAGGCGGCCCGCCCCTGGCTGCACCGGATCACGGCGGTCGGGCTCGACTCGGCCGAGGTGGGCAACCCGCCGTCGAAGTTCCGCGAGGTCTTCGAACGGGCCCGCGCCGCCGGGCTGAGGTGCGTGGCGCACGCGGGCGAGGAGGGCCCGCCCGGTTACGTGTGGGAGGCGCTCGACATCCTCGGCGTGGACCGGGTCGACCACGGCGTGCGCTGCCTTGAGGACGAGGCGCTGGTGGCCCGGCTGGTCGCGGACCAGGTGCCGCTGACCGTGTGCCCGCTGTCCAACGTGCGGCTGCGGGTGTACGAGGACCTGGCCGACCACCCGCTGCCCGCCATGCTCGCGGCCGGCCTGCGGGTGTGCGTCAACTCCGACGACCCGGCGTACTTCGGCGGCTATGTCGGCGACAACTACACCGCCGTCCGGGACGCGCTCGGCCTGGACGCCGAGGCGCTGCGCACGCTCGCGCGCAACTCCTTCCTCGCCGCCTTCCTCGACGAGCGGACCCGGGCCGGATACCTGGCCGAGGTGGACGCGCACGAGTTCTGA